A genomic stretch from Malus domestica chromosome 15, GDT2T_hap1 includes:
- the LOC139191809 gene encoding secreted RxLR effector protein 161-like, with the protein MEYAQEVLERFSIDQFNPVHNPIVPGSKLTRDENGVRVDETFYKQIVGSLMYLTATRPDLMFVVSLVNRYMERPTETHLQTAKRVLRYVKGTVNFGVFYKEGGTEELVGYTDSDYVDDQNDRKSTFGYVFTLSLGAVSWSLKKQPVVTLSTTEAEFITAASSACQAIWLRRILEQLNHGQYKPTVIHCDNVSAIKLSKNPVMHGQSKHIDVRFHFLRNLIKDEVVELVQCSTQ; encoded by the exons ATGGAG TATGCTCAGGAGGTTCTGGAGAGGTTCAGTATAGATCAGTTCAATCCGGTGCACAATCCGATTGTTCCTGGTTCTAAATTAACTAGGGATGAAAATGGAGTAAGAGTTGATGAGACATTCTACAAACAAATAGTAGGAAGCCTCATGTATTTGACTGCCACTCGTCCTGATCTAATGTTTGTCGTGAGTTTGGTCAACAGATATATGGAACGACCTACAGAAACACATCTGCAAACAGCGAAAAGGGTACTACGGTATGTGAAGGGTACAGTCAATTTTGGAGTGTTCTACAAAGAGGGAGGAACTGAAGAACTCGTTGGCTACACAGATAGCGATTATGTCGATGATCAAAACGATAGAAAGAGCACATTTGGTTATGTTTTTACTCTGAGTTTAGGAGCAGTTTCTTGGTCTTTAAAGAAACAACCAGTAGTCACTCTCTCAACTACCGAGGCTGAATTCATCACTGCAGCATCTAGTGCTTGTCAAGCTATATGGTTAAGAAGAATCTTGGAGCAGCTTAATCATGGTCAATACAAACCAACGGTGATTCATTGCGATAATGTTTCAGCAATTAAATTGTCAAAGAATCCAGTCATGCATGGTCAGAGCAAACATATTGACGTACGATTTCATTTTCTTCGAAATCTCATCAAAGATGAAGTTGTTGAATTAGTGCAATGTTCAACTCAGTAG